In a genomic window of Micromonospora cremea:
- a CDS encoding antibiotic biosynthesis monooxygenase family protein: MVLEVALIDVLPGHEDAFAAAYAQGHPVLAGTPGCRSVRMTRGIESPSRFVLLVEWDSVEAHEENFRATERFTQWRDLIGPHFAGPPVVEHFLDVPA, from the coding sequence ATGGTGCTTGAGGTCGCGCTGATCGACGTACTGCCCGGACACGAGGACGCGTTCGCCGCCGCGTACGCCCAGGGCCACCCGGTCCTCGCCGGGACGCCCGGCTGCCGGTCCGTGCGGATGACCCGGGGGATCGAGTCCCCGAGCCGGTTCGTGCTGCTGGTCGAGTGGGACTCGGTCGAGGCGCACGAGGAGAACTTCCGGGCCACCGAACGGTTCACGCAGTGGCGCGACCTGATCGGGCCGCACTTCGCCGGGCCGCCCGTGGTCGAGCACTTTCTCGACGTACCGGCCTGA
- a CDS encoding helix-turn-helix domain-containing protein, which translates to MPLPTSPVIRRVRLGAELRQLRRREALTLEQVCDRLGWASTSKLSRIELGQSRPDLADVLDLLDVYEVPAPARDALIVIARDAATSRGWWKTLGEMSERQRTSAELEAGAAQIVEYQPAVVPGLLQTPAYARLRVAAGALLAPEVDVEAEVRARALRQEVLRRADPPRYTAVLAEAACDPGDLPVPVWREQLRHLAAVSGLAHVTVRLVPGGVAGDGLHPLTPYSCYAFPDPADPRTVMLEALTTDVRLATALDVDRYERMTEALLAAALSPEEMVTALARRVGE; encoded by the coding sequence ATGCCGTTGCCAACAAGTCCTGTCATTCGACGTGTGCGGCTCGGCGCCGAGCTGCGCCAGTTGCGCCGGCGCGAGGCGCTGACCCTGGAACAGGTCTGCGACCGGCTGGGCTGGGCCTCGACGTCGAAGCTGTCCCGTATCGAGCTGGGCCAGAGCCGTCCGGACCTCGCCGACGTCCTGGACCTGCTCGACGTCTACGAGGTGCCGGCGCCGGCCCGGGACGCGCTGATCGTGATCGCCCGGGACGCGGCCACGAGTCGCGGCTGGTGGAAGACGCTCGGCGAGATGAGCGAGCGGCAGCGCACCTCCGCCGAGCTGGAGGCGGGTGCCGCCCAGATCGTCGAGTACCAGCCGGCGGTCGTGCCGGGGCTGCTCCAGACGCCGGCGTACGCCCGGTTGCGGGTCGCCGCCGGCGCCCTGCTCGCACCGGAGGTCGACGTGGAGGCCGAGGTGCGGGCCCGGGCGCTGCGGCAGGAGGTGCTGCGCCGGGCGGACCCGCCGCGCTACACGGCGGTGCTGGCCGAGGCGGCCTGCGACCCGGGTGACCTGCCGGTCCCGGTCTGGCGTGAGCAGCTGCGGCACCTGGCCGCCGTCAGCGGGCTGGCCCACGTGACGGTGCGGCTGGTGCCGGGCGGGGTGGCCGGCGACGGGCTGCACCCGCTCACCCCGTACTCCTGCTATGCCTTTCCCGACCCGGCGGATCCGCGCACGGTGATGCTGGAGGCGTTGACCACCGACGTCCGCCTGGCCACGGCGCTCGACGTCGACCGGTACGAGCGGATGACCGAGGCGCTGCTGGCCGCCGCCCTGTCACCGGAGGAGATGGTCACCGCGCTGGCTCGCCGCGTGGGCGAATGA
- a CDS encoding VOC family protein codes for MRTVYPILRYPDPRSAMDWLCSAFGFQVHASHEAPDGTIAHAELVLDTGMIMLGGRSGAVPRPADDDWSVYVAVPDVDAHCARARAAGAEIIREPFDTDYGSRDYAARDLAGYVWSFGTYRP; via the coding sequence ATGCGAACCGTCTACCCGATCCTCCGGTACCCCGATCCCCGCTCCGCCATGGACTGGCTCTGCTCGGCCTTCGGCTTCCAGGTGCACGCGTCGCACGAGGCGCCGGACGGCACGATCGCGCACGCCGAGCTCGTCCTCGACACCGGCATGATCATGCTGGGTGGTCGATCCGGTGCGGTGCCCCGCCCGGCCGACGACGACTGGTCGGTCTACGTGGCCGTGCCGGACGTCGACGCCCACTGCGCCCGGGCCCGCGCGGCCGGCGCCGAGATCATCCGCGAGCCGTTCGACACCGACTACGGCTCCCGCGACTACGCCGCCCGCGACCTGGCCGGCTATGTCTGGAGCTTCGGCACCTACCGCCCCTGA
- a CDS encoding helix-turn-helix domain-containing protein, producing the protein MTASAPLDEVVLGLPEVRLRPFVDRYVGYRERADLPLVRRETAGAFVVLILGWGAPLDVTDPRSAERGVERVDSFVAGTFDGWCTTRTVGVGEGVELLLAPLTARRILGLPLGELTNRAVGVGQLPGGWLGRLRCRLADAGDWPERFALLDAALAARLAAGPPVDARLDWAWRWLVASGGRGGIGTLADELGWSRRHLASRFRQEVGLPPKTAARLLRFQQAYATLTDVAATLGPPAGATQPAAGAGPAADWAEVAARCGYYDQSHLIRDFHQFAGATPAALFAARSPAVG; encoded by the coding sequence TTGACGGCGTCGGCACCGCTCGACGAGGTGGTCCTCGGGCTGCCCGAGGTCCGGCTGCGCCCGTTCGTCGACCGGTACGTCGGCTACCGGGAGCGGGCGGACCTGCCGCTGGTCCGTCGGGAGACGGCCGGCGCCTTCGTGGTGCTGATCCTGGGCTGGGGTGCCCCACTGGACGTGACCGACCCGCGCAGCGCCGAGCGGGGCGTCGAACGGGTCGACTCGTTCGTGGCCGGCACCTTCGACGGCTGGTGCACCACCCGCACGGTGGGCGTGGGGGAGGGCGTCGAGCTGCTGCTCGCGCCGCTGACCGCCCGCCGCATCCTCGGTCTGCCGTTGGGCGAGCTGACCAACCGGGCGGTGGGCGTCGGGCAGCTCCCGGGCGGCTGGCTGGGTCGGCTGCGATGCCGGCTGGCCGACGCCGGCGACTGGCCGGAGCGTTTCGCGCTGCTCGACGCGGCGCTCGCCGCCCGGCTGGCAGCCGGGCCGCCGGTGGACGCCCGGCTCGACTGGGCGTGGCGGTGGCTGGTCGCCAGCGGCGGGCGGGGCGGGATCGGGACGCTCGCCGACGAGCTGGGGTGGAGCCGCCGGCACCTGGCGTCCCGGTTCCGGCAGGAGGTCGGCCTGCCCCCGAAGACAGCCGCCCGGCTGCTGCGCTTCCAGCAGGCGTACGCCACGCTGACCGACGTCGCCGCCACGCTCGGGCCGCCGGCCGGCGCCACGCAGCCGGCGGCCGGTGCGGGCCCGGCCGCCGACTGGGCCGAGGTGGCGGCGCGCTGCGGCTACTACGACCAGTCCCACCTGATCCGGGACTTCCACCAGTTCGCCGGGGCCACCCCGGCCGCGCTGTTCGCCGCCCGGTCGCCGGCGGTCGGCTGA
- the uvrB gene encoding excinuclease ABC subunit UvrB: MALDIPRLDSRFQVVSDFQPAGDQPAAIDDLERRVRRGDRNTVLLGATGTGKSATTAWLIERLQRPTLVLAPNKTLCAQLAKEFSELLPHNAVEYFVSYYDYYQPEAYIPQTDTYIEKDSSINEEVERLRHSATMSLLTRRDVIVVATVSAIYGLGTPEEYLDRAVRVEVGQELDRDKLLRRLVDIQYTRNDMAFQRGTFRVRGDTLEIIPAYEELAVRVEMFGDEVEKLYYLNPLTGDVVREVDQLVIFPATHYAAGPERMERAIRDIEVELAERLAELERQGKLLEAQRLRMRTTYDIEMMRQVGFCSGIENYSMHMDGRLPGSPPHCLLDYFPDDFLTVIDESHVTIPQIGSMYEGDASRKRMLIDHGFRLPSAADNRPLRFDEFLERVGQTVYLSATPGPWELEQAQGEFVEQVIRPTGLIDPEVVIKPTKGQIDDLMHEIKLRTERDERVLVTTLTKKMAEDLSDYLLENGIRVRYLHSEVDTLRRVELLRELRKGEYDVLVGINLLREGLDLPEVSLVAILDADKEGFLRSGRSLIQTIGRAARNVSGQVHMYADKITPSMAAAIDETDRRRAKQIAHNEAHGISPEPLRKKIHDILDDIYREAEDTENTRVGGAVRQLSRGKAPVKETRSRSRATATTPSREGMARADLAQLIQELNDQMLAAARELQFELAARIRDEVADLKKELRGMDAAGVK; the protein is encoded by the coding sequence ATGGCGCTTGACATTCCCCGGCTCGACAGCCGCTTCCAGGTCGTCAGTGATTTCCAGCCGGCCGGCGACCAGCCCGCCGCCATCGACGATCTTGAGCGTCGTGTTCGGCGTGGCGACCGCAACACGGTGCTGCTCGGCGCGACCGGCACCGGCAAGAGCGCCACCACCGCGTGGCTGATCGAGCGGCTCCAGCGCCCGACCCTGGTGCTCGCCCCCAACAAGACGCTCTGCGCGCAGCTGGCCAAGGAGTTCAGCGAGCTGCTGCCGCACAACGCGGTCGAATACTTCGTCTCGTACTACGACTACTACCAGCCCGAGGCGTACATCCCGCAGACCGACACCTACATCGAGAAGGACTCCTCGATCAACGAGGAGGTCGAGCGGCTGCGGCACTCGGCGACGATGTCGCTGCTCACCCGCCGCGACGTGATCGTGGTGGCGACCGTGTCGGCGATCTACGGCCTGGGCACCCCGGAGGAGTACCTCGACCGGGCGGTCCGGGTCGAGGTGGGTCAGGAGCTCGACCGCGACAAGCTGCTGCGCCGGCTGGTCGACATCCAGTACACCCGCAACGACATGGCCTTCCAGCGGGGCACCTTCCGGGTCCGCGGCGACACGCTGGAGATCATTCCGGCGTACGAGGAGCTGGCCGTCCGCGTCGAGATGTTCGGCGACGAGGTGGAGAAGCTCTACTACCTCAACCCGTTGACCGGTGACGTGGTCCGCGAGGTCGACCAGCTGGTGATCTTCCCGGCCACGCACTACGCCGCCGGCCCCGAGCGGATGGAGCGGGCCATCCGCGACATCGAGGTGGAGCTGGCCGAGCGGCTGGCCGAGCTGGAGCGGCAGGGCAAGCTGCTGGAAGCGCAGCGGCTGCGGATGCGCACCACCTACGACATCGAGATGATGCGGCAGGTGGGCTTCTGCTCCGGCATCGAGAACTACTCGATGCACATGGACGGGCGGCTGCCCGGCAGCCCGCCGCACTGCCTGCTCGACTACTTCCCGGACGACTTCCTCACCGTCATCGACGAGTCGCACGTGACGATCCCGCAGATCGGCAGCATGTACGAGGGCGACGCCTCGCGTAAGCGGATGCTCATCGACCACGGTTTCCGGCTGCCCAGCGCGGCCGACAACCGGCCGCTGCGCTTCGACGAGTTCCTGGAGCGGGTCGGCCAGACGGTCTACCTCTCGGCGACCCCGGGCCCGTGGGAGCTGGAGCAGGCCCAGGGCGAGTTCGTCGAGCAGGTCATCCGCCCCACCGGGCTGATCGACCCGGAGGTCGTGATCAAGCCGACCAAGGGCCAGATCGACGACCTGATGCACGAGATCAAGCTGCGCACCGAGCGGGACGAGCGGGTGCTGGTCACCACGCTGACCAAGAAGATGGCCGAGGACCTGTCGGACTACCTGCTGGAAAACGGCATCCGGGTGCGCTACCTGCACTCGGAGGTCGACACGCTGCGCCGGGTGGAGCTGCTGCGCGAGCTGCGCAAGGGCGAGTACGACGTGCTGGTCGGCATCAACCTGCTCCGTGAGGGTCTGGACCTGCCCGAGGTGTCGCTGGTGGCGATCCTCGACGCCGACAAGGAGGGCTTCCTGCGCAGCGGTCGGTCACTGATCCAGACCATCGGCCGGGCCGCCCGTAACGTCTCCGGCCAGGTGCACATGTACGCCGACAAGATCACCCCGTCGATGGCGGCCGCGATCGACGAGACCGATCGGCGCCGGGCCAAGCAGATCGCGCACAACGAGGCGCACGGGATCAGCCCGGAGCCACTGCGCAAGAAGATCCACGACATCCTGGACGACATCTACCGCGAGGCGGAGGACACCGAGAACACCCGGGTCGGGGGCGCGGTGCGCCAGCTCTCCCGGGGCAAGGCGCCGGTCAAGGAGACCCGCAGCCGGAGTCGGGCCACCGCCACCACCCCCTCTCGCGAGGGGATGGCCCGCGCCGACCTCGCCCAGCTCATCCAGGAGCTCAACGACCAGATGCTGGCCGCCGCACGCGAGCTGCAGTTCGAGCTGGCGGCCCGGATCCGCGACGAGGTCGCCGACCTGAAGAAGGAGCTGCGCGGCATGGACGCCGCCGGCGTGAAGTGA
- the coaE gene encoding dephospho-CoA kinase: MLRVGLTGGIGSGKSAVAARLVERGAVLIDADRVAREVVAPGTEGLAEIVAAFSERVLDAEGALDRAALGAVVFADETARRRLEAITHPRVRARTAELVAAAAPDAIVVNDVPLLVEVGLAPTYHLVVVVQTAVPTRLERLARDRGMDRAEAERRIAAQADDARRRAVADVVLTNDGSLAELHAEVDTLWQQRLLPYERNLRERRVVPPGRGDLIEADPTWPEQYARLAARIRHALAPADLRIDHVGATAVPGAAAEDVMDVQVAVPSLADADGTLADRLANAGFPRVPGQWWDDPRPAGSGRWQKRLHGSADPARPVRLHVRAAGSPGWRYALLMRDHLRADPDQRAAYLLLKRDLVDSAPVVGGSGTARDPWFDEEYQRAEQWAAQSGWRP, translated from the coding sequence GTGCTGAGGGTGGGATTGACCGGTGGGATCGGGTCGGGCAAGAGCGCGGTGGCCGCGCGGCTGGTAGAGCGGGGCGCGGTGCTCATCGACGCCGACCGGGTGGCCCGGGAGGTCGTCGCGCCGGGCACCGAGGGGCTGGCCGAGATCGTCGCCGCCTTCTCCGAGCGGGTGCTGGACGCCGAGGGCGCACTGGACCGCGCCGCACTCGGCGCGGTGGTGTTCGCCGACGAGACCGCCCGCCGGCGGCTGGAGGCGATCACCCACCCGCGGGTCCGGGCCCGCACCGCCGAGCTGGTCGCCGCGGCGGCACCCGACGCGATCGTCGTCAACGACGTACCGCTGCTGGTGGAGGTGGGCCTTGCGCCCACGTACCACCTGGTGGTCGTGGTGCAGACGGCCGTGCCGACCCGACTGGAACGGCTGGCGCGCGACCGGGGGATGGACCGTGCGGAGGCCGAGCGGCGGATCGCCGCGCAGGCCGACGACGCCCGCCGCCGCGCGGTGGCGGACGTGGTGCTGACCAACGACGGAAGCCTCGCGGAGCTGCACGCCGAGGTCGACACGCTCTGGCAACAGCGGCTGCTGCCCTACGAGCGCAACCTGCGTGAGCGGCGGGTGGTTCCGCCGGGCCGGGGCGACCTTATCGAGGCCGACCCGACCTGGCCCGAGCAGTACGCACGGCTGGCCGCCCGGATCCGGCACGCGCTCGCCCCGGCCGACCTGCGGATCGACCACGTCGGCGCGACCGCGGTGCCCGGCGCCGCCGCCGAGGACGTCATGGACGTGCAGGTGGCCGTGCCCAGTCTCGCCGACGCCGATGGGACGCTGGCCGACCGGTTGGCGAACGCCGGGTTCCCGCGGGTGCCGGGGCAGTGGTGGGACGATCCGCGTCCGGCCGGCAGCGGCCGGTGGCAGAAGCGGCTGCACGGCAGCGCGGACCCGGCCCGCCCGGTGCGCCTGCACGTGCGGGCGGCCGGATCGCCGGGCTGGCGGTACGCGCTGCTGATGCGCGACCACCTGCGCGCCGACCCGGACCAGCGGGCCGCGTACCTCCTGCTCAAGCGGGATTTGGTCGACTCGGCGCCGGTCGTCGGCGGCTCCGGTACGGCCCGCGACCCGTGGTTCGACGAGGAGTACCAGCGGGCCGAGCAGTGGGCCGCGCAGTCCGGCTGGCGGCCCTGA
- the rpsA gene encoding 30S ribosomal protein S1: MTSSIEAPSSATRVTHDDLGSEEAFLAAIDETIKYFNDGDIVEGTVVKVDRDEVLLDIGYKTEGVIPSRELSIKHDVDPAEVVTVGDHIEALVLQKEDKEGRLILSKKRAQYERAWGTIEKIKDEDGVVRGSVIEVVKGGLILDIGLRGFLPASLVEMRRVRDLQPYVGRELEAKIIELDKNRNNVVLSRRAWLEQTQSEVRTEFLNKLQKGQVRKGVVSSIVNFGAFVDLGGVDGLVHVSELSWKHIDHPSEVVEVGQEVEVEVLDVDLDRERVSLSLKATQEDPWRQFARTHAIQQIVPGKVTKLVPFGAFVRVDDGIEGLVHISELAERHVEIPEQVVQVGSEVMVKVIDIDLERRRISLSLKQANEGFVEGEEHFDPTLYGMAATYDAEGNYIYPEGFDPETGEWLEGYDKQRETWENQYAEARLRWEAHTKQVQTSRAADAEAAANPTPAVPAAGGGTTSSTSPAPSRQAEEPAGTLATDEALAALREKLAGGK, translated from the coding sequence ATGACGAGCAGCATCGAGGCCCCCTCGAGCGCCACCCGGGTCACCCACGACGATCTCGGTTCCGAGGAGGCTTTCCTCGCCGCGATCGACGAGACCATCAAGTACTTCAACGACGGCGACATTGTCGAAGGCACCGTCGTCAAGGTCGATCGGGACGAGGTCCTGCTCGACATCGGCTACAAGACCGAGGGTGTCATCCCCTCTCGGGAGTTGTCGATCAAGCACGACGTGGACCCCGCCGAGGTTGTGACGGTTGGTGACCACATCGAGGCCCTGGTCCTCCAGAAGGAGGACAAGGAGGGTCGTCTGATCCTCTCCAAGAAGCGGGCGCAGTACGAGCGGGCCTGGGGCACGATCGAGAAGATCAAGGACGAGGACGGTGTCGTCCGCGGCTCGGTCATCGAGGTGGTCAAGGGTGGCCTCATCCTCGACATCGGGCTGCGTGGCTTCCTGCCCGCGTCCCTGGTCGAGATGCGGCGCGTGCGCGACCTGCAGCCGTACGTCGGGCGGGAGCTCGAGGCCAAGATCATCGAGCTGGACAAGAACCGCAACAACGTGGTTCTGTCCCGCCGGGCCTGGCTGGAGCAGACGCAGTCCGAGGTGCGCACCGAGTTCCTCAACAAGCTGCAGAAGGGCCAGGTCCGCAAGGGCGTCGTGTCCTCGATCGTCAACTTCGGCGCGTTCGTGGACCTCGGCGGCGTCGACGGTCTGGTGCACGTCTCCGAGCTGTCCTGGAAGCACATCGACCACCCGTCCGAGGTCGTCGAGGTGGGCCAGGAGGTCGAGGTCGAGGTCTTGGACGTCGACCTGGACCGCGAGCGGGTCTCGCTGTCGCTGAAGGCGACGCAGGAGGACCCGTGGCGGCAGTTCGCCCGCACCCACGCGATCCAGCAGATCGTGCCGGGTAAGGTCACCAAGCTGGTGCCGTTCGGTGCGTTCGTCCGGGTGGACGACGGCATCGAGGGCCTGGTCCACATCTCCGAGCTGGCCGAGCGCCACGTGGAGATCCCGGAGCAGGTCGTCCAGGTCGGCTCCGAGGTCATGGTCAAGGTCATCGACATCGACCTGGAGCGCCGCCGGATCTCGCTGTCGCTCAAGCAGGCCAACGAGGGCTTCGTCGAGGGCGAGGAGCACTTCGACCCGACCCTCTACGGCATGGCCGCGACGTACGACGCCGAGGGCAACTACATCTACCCGGAGGGCTTCGACCCGGAGACGGGCGAGTGGCTCGAGGGGTACGACAAGCAGCGCGAGACCTGGGAGAACCAGTACGCCGAGGCCCGTCTGCGCTGGGAGGCCCACACCAAGCAGGTGCAGACCTCCCGGGCCGCCGACGCCGAGGCCGCTGCCAACCCGACTCCGGCCGTCCCGGCCGCCGGTGGTGGCACGACCTCCTCGACCAGCCCGGCCCCGAGCCGGCAGGCCGAGGAGCCGGCCGGCACCCTGGCCACCGACGAGGCGCTCGCCGCTCTGCGGGAGAAGCTCGCCGGCGGTAAGTGA
- a CDS encoding class I SAM-dependent methyltransferase, which translates to MDDDSRVTRRRVGDAEARRANRGWWDTDADDYQAEHGAFLGDVDFVWCPEGLREADARLLGDLPGRRVLEVGCGAAAAARWLATQGARPVAFDLSAGMLRHAAEAADRTGVRVPLVQADALALPFADRSFDLACTAFGAIPFVDDSAALLAEVYRVLRPGGRWVFSVTHPMRWIFLDDPGESGLTAVHSYFDRSPYVEQDESGVATYVEQHRTLGDRIRELVGAGFRLLDLVEPEWPAGHEGIWGQWSPLRGRLFPGTAIFVTEKPAD; encoded by the coding sequence GTGGATGACGACAGCCGGGTGACCCGGCGCCGGGTGGGTGACGCCGAGGCCCGGCGGGCCAACCGCGGCTGGTGGGACACCGACGCCGACGACTACCAGGCCGAGCACGGCGCGTTCCTCGGCGACGTGGACTTCGTCTGGTGCCCCGAGGGACTGCGCGAGGCCGACGCCCGACTGCTCGGTGACCTGCCCGGACGCCGGGTGCTGGAGGTGGGCTGCGGCGCCGCGGCCGCCGCCCGCTGGCTGGCCACCCAGGGCGCCCGGCCGGTCGCCTTCGACCTGTCCGCCGGCATGCTGCGGCACGCCGCGGAGGCCGCCGACCGCACCGGGGTACGCGTACCGCTGGTGCAGGCCGACGCGCTCGCCCTGCCGTTCGCCGACCGGTCGTTCGACCTCGCCTGCACCGCCTTCGGCGCGATCCCGTTCGTGGACGACTCGGCGGCCCTGCTCGCCGAGGTGTACCGGGTGCTGCGCCCCGGCGGCCGGTGGGTCTTCTCGGTGACCCACCCGATGCGGTGGATCTTCCTCGACGACCCGGGCGAGAGCGGGCTGACCGCCGTGCACTCGTACTTCGACCGCTCCCCCTACGTGGAGCAGGACGAATCCGGCGTGGCCACCTACGTTGAGCAGCACCGGACCCTCGGCGACCGGATCCGGGAGCTGGTCGGGGCCGGGTTCCGGCTACTGGACCTGGTGGAGCCCGAGTGGCCGGCGGGGCACGAGGGCATCTGGGGACAGTGGAGCCCGCTGCGCGGGCGACTCTTCCCCGGCACCGCCATCTTCGTCACCGAGAAGCCCGCCGACTGA
- a CDS encoding Uma2 family endonuclease translates to MSAEPIATPPGPWCPDPMRQQRADYTLADLRTLPDDAPRVELVDGVIQVTPSPTLGHQDISLLLSRWLLQHAPGDLRVTQAVGVGLSSNTSRQPDVLLRRADVPSDRSMLRPSDVVLAVEIVSPGTRRVDRFATRGEYAAAGIPFYWRIEQDPVHVYAYRIGDRVGPGGERQYEQVTDGANVIELTEPFEIKLPIAEITP, encoded by the coding sequence ATGAGCGCGGAGCCCATCGCGACACCACCTGGCCCCTGGTGTCCGGACCCGATGCGGCAGCAGCGTGCCGACTACACGCTCGCGGACCTGCGCACCCTGCCGGACGACGCCCCCCGCGTCGAACTCGTCGACGGGGTCATCCAGGTGACACCCTCCCCCACCCTGGGCCATCAGGACATCTCCCTTCTGCTGAGCCGCTGGCTGCTGCAGCACGCGCCCGGCGACCTGCGGGTCACTCAGGCCGTTGGTGTCGGGCTCAGCTCCAACACCAGCCGACAGCCGGATGTCCTGTTGCGCCGCGCCGACGTGCCATCCGACCGGTCCATGCTTCGGCCGTCGGATGTCGTACTCGCCGTGGAGATCGTTTCGCCCGGCACCCGACGGGTCGACCGGTTTGCCACGCGCGGCGAGTACGCCGCCGCCGGCATCCCGTTCTACTGGCGGATCGAGCAGGACCCGGTGCACGTCTACGCGTACCGGATCGGCGACCGGGTGGGGCCTGGCGGGGAGCGGCAGTACGAACAGGTCACCGACGGGGCAAACGTGATCGAGTTGACCGAGCCCTTTGAGATCAAGCTGCCGATCGCCGAGATCACGCCGTAG
- a CDS encoding DUF2945 domain-containing protein — translation MAEQRDFREGDHVSWASHSGRAYGVIKEKLIDRTHVRGHAVNATEDEPQYRIRNDDSGRDVAHRPEVLRHERS, via the coding sequence ATGGCCGAGCAGAGGGATTTCCGTGAAGGCGACCACGTCTCCTGGGCCAGTCACAGCGGCCGGGCGTACGGCGTGATCAAGGAGAAGCTGATTGATCGGACGCACGTACGCGGGCACGCGGTGAACGCGACCGAGGACGAGCCGCAGTACCGCATCCGCAACGACGACTCGGGCCGGGACGTGGCCCACCGCCCGGAGGTGCTGCGCCATGAGCGGAGCTGA
- a CDS encoding DUF3140 domain-containing protein: MSGADDGRDTYREFTEAVNMKPGELSSWLESDESKQVGWHKGGSSGGGESVGHESGRKIIDLLRRKRGDLSEGDYKHMRKVVGYVRRHMAQRPSGNVRDTKWRWSLMNWGHDPLKGPLPPPGGPSRRALDRHGTPPKERRGPGR; encoded by the coding sequence ATGAGCGGAGCTGACGACGGCCGGGACACCTACCGGGAGTTCACCGAGGCGGTCAACATGAAGCCCGGCGAGCTGTCGTCCTGGCTGGAGAGCGACGAGTCGAAGCAGGTCGGCTGGCACAAGGGCGGTAGCTCCGGCGGCGGCGAGTCGGTCGGGCACGAGTCCGGTCGAAAGATCATCGACCTGTTGCGCCGCAAGCGCGGCGACCTGTCGGAGGGCGACTACAAGCACATGCGCAAGGTGGTCGGCTACGTCCGCCGGCACATGGCCCAGCGCCCCTCCGGCAACGTCCGGGACACCAAGTGGCGCTGGTCGCTCATGAACTGGGGCCACGACCCCCTCAAGGGTCCACTTCCGCCCCCGGGCGGCCCGTCCCGGCGGGCCCTCGATCGGCACGGCACACCGCCGAAGGAGCGCCGGGGACCCGGACGCTGA